The following proteins are encoded in a genomic region of Sorangiineae bacterium MSr12523:
- a CDS encoding M28 family peptidase produces MTKRTTLLLALGIGAGVWACSEAGSREEAGTRTLALADDSDPMEHITYLSSDAMKGRNSPSAQFDEAAKYVTDRLVKYGLKGPNEGDANGAYAQTFTQSSFAENSLAGASPHDEAAHARTFGTSLFERSFYLHERMEPEAFRVIAGKSGRGENASFSDVRSAAVDAAGNTHNVLGLLEGTGAKKQEVIVVMAHLDHIGTTSSGQVNNGADDNASGSGTILAAVPALAQAKANGELNRSVLFVWTAAEEDGLVGSKYFVDHPIAGVGLGDIVGVINSDMVGRWDAQRISVIDKKSDGTTSYLAGLLTQANAKLAAPFERINHDINQYARRQDGASFYDKGEDVLFLFEGLSNPAGGGDLNPDYHAPGDDVSKILDDNNGDKPRKVRDLVIELVKLASNR; encoded by the coding sequence ATGACGAAACGAACGACACTGCTCTTGGCATTGGGCATCGGCGCGGGGGTGTGGGCATGCAGCGAGGCAGGCTCCCGCGAGGAAGCCGGCACGCGCACACTCGCTCTGGCGGACGACTCGGATCCGATGGAGCACATCACGTACCTGTCGTCGGATGCCATGAAGGGGCGCAATAGCCCTTCGGCACAGTTCGACGAGGCGGCAAAGTACGTGACGGATCGACTCGTCAAGTACGGCCTCAAAGGACCGAACGAGGGGGACGCGAACGGTGCCTATGCGCAAACGTTCACGCAAAGCTCGTTCGCGGAAAATTCGCTTGCAGGGGCGAGCCCGCACGACGAGGCCGCGCACGCACGTACGTTCGGGACCAGCTTGTTCGAGCGAAGCTTCTACCTCCACGAGCGCATGGAGCCCGAAGCCTTTCGCGTCATTGCTGGAAAATCGGGGCGCGGCGAGAATGCGTCCTTCTCCGACGTTCGCTCCGCCGCCGTCGACGCGGCCGGCAACACCCACAATGTGTTGGGCCTCCTGGAGGGCACGGGTGCCAAGAAGCAGGAGGTCATCGTGGTGATGGCCCACCTGGATCACATTGGCACGACGTCCAGCGGCCAAGTGAACAATGGCGCCGACGACAATGCGTCCGGCAGCGGGACGATTTTGGCGGCGGTCCCCGCATTGGCGCAGGCCAAGGCCAATGGGGAGTTGAATCGCTCGGTGCTCTTCGTCTGGACGGCCGCCGAGGAAGATGGCCTGGTCGGCTCCAAGTACTTCGTCGACCATCCCATCGCCGGCGTCGGCCTGGGCGACATTGTCGGGGTCATCAATTCCGACATGGTGGGGCGCTGGGATGCGCAGCGCATCAGCGTCATCGACAAGAAGTCCGATGGCACCACGAGCTACCTCGCGGGGCTCCTCACGCAAGCCAATGCCAAGTTGGCCGCTCCCTTCGAGCGGATCAATCACGACATCAACCAATACGCGCGCCGGCAGGATGGCGCGTCATTCTATGACAAGGGAGAGGACGTCCTCTTCTTGTTCGAAGGGTTGAGCAATCCGGCCGGGGGCGGAGACCTCAATCCGGATTACCATGCGCCGGGCGACGACGTGTCGAAGATCCTCGACGACAACAACGGCGACAAACCGCGAAAAGTCAGGGATTTGGTCATCGAGCTGGTGAAGCTCGCGTCCAATCGCTGA
- a CDS encoding M4 family metallopeptidase, whose protein sequence is MKSGIVFSSRRLAGVLALPILACVPAACSSNSGGDTGAAADVPAGVTVLSAERASLVPTFVRGNLHGAKVTSESAVRAALPTVAAVLHGDGDFDLTNVQTDESGGTHYRYAQKKNGLEVLGGDIAVHVKDGAIYAANGNVRSDLPAPTAATVPAKVAAAKALAGYGANAQVAADAASDLAYWRAPEGDALKLVHRVTVRGVDEDGDLVDTVLVDAQDGSIVDRIPTIMTVKTRKIYDAAQSTSQGTLKRSEGQAEVSDGAVNVSYDNLGVVYDAYKALYNRDSLDGRGLTLISSVHAVFCTDIFCFGKTKNNASWDGKQMRYGDGDGSTFTNLAYSLDVTGHELTHGVTSSTSNLTYSGQSGGLNEGWSDIFGAVVQWYNDGKVVKDSTWLVGDDVYTPNKAGDALRYMNNPTKDGKSIDYAPDYNNQNVHYTSGVPNLAFYLLSQGGTHPRGKTTVNVTGIGMEKAAAVFYRANTTIFTSSTNYAQARTGTEQAAQQLELTADEIKSVSNAWAAVGVGSAVQ, encoded by the coding sequence ATGAAATCAGGCATTGTGTTCTCGAGTCGTCGTTTGGCCGGCGTATTGGCATTGCCGATTTTGGCGTGCGTCCCCGCTGCATGCTCGAGCAATTCGGGCGGTGATACCGGTGCGGCCGCGGACGTTCCTGCCGGCGTGACGGTGCTCTCGGCCGAGCGAGCGTCGCTCGTTCCGACGTTCGTGCGCGGAAATCTGCACGGCGCGAAGGTGACCTCGGAGAGCGCGGTGCGCGCCGCACTGCCCACGGTGGCCGCCGTGCTGCACGGCGACGGCGATTTCGATTTGACGAATGTCCAAACCGATGAATCGGGCGGGACGCACTATCGATATGCGCAAAAGAAGAATGGGCTCGAGGTACTCGGCGGCGATATCGCAGTTCACGTGAAGGACGGCGCCATTTACGCGGCCAATGGAAATGTCCGCAGCGATTTGCCGGCCCCCACGGCGGCGACCGTGCCGGCCAAGGTGGCCGCGGCCAAAGCGCTGGCCGGGTACGGCGCCAATGCGCAGGTGGCGGCCGACGCGGCGAGCGATCTGGCCTACTGGCGCGCGCCGGAGGGCGATGCTTTGAAGCTCGTTCACCGGGTCACCGTGCGCGGGGTGGACGAGGACGGCGACCTCGTAGATACGGTGCTCGTGGACGCGCAGGACGGCTCCATCGTGGACCGCATTCCCACGATCATGACGGTGAAGACGCGCAAGATTTATGACGCGGCGCAGAGCACGAGCCAAGGCACGCTCAAGCGAAGTGAAGGCCAGGCGGAGGTGTCCGATGGCGCCGTCAACGTGAGCTACGACAATTTGGGGGTCGTGTACGACGCGTACAAGGCACTGTACAACCGCGATTCCTTGGACGGCCGCGGGCTGACCTTGATCAGCTCCGTGCACGCGGTGTTCTGCACGGACATCTTCTGCTTCGGCAAGACGAAGAACAATGCGTCGTGGGACGGCAAGCAGATGCGCTACGGCGATGGCGACGGGAGCACGTTCACGAACCTGGCCTACTCGCTCGATGTCACCGGCCACGAGCTCACGCACGGCGTGACCAGCTCCACGTCGAACCTCACCTACTCGGGTCAATCGGGCGGCTTGAACGAGGGCTGGTCGGACATCTTCGGCGCCGTCGTGCAGTGGTACAACGACGGAAAGGTCGTCAAGGACAGCACCTGGCTCGTGGGCGACGACGTGTACACGCCGAACAAGGCCGGCGACGCGCTCCGCTACATGAACAATCCGACGAAGGACGGCAAGTCGATTGACTACGCGCCGGACTACAACAACCAGAACGTGCACTACACGTCGGGTGTGCCGAACCTCGCGTTCTATCTCTTGTCGCAGGGCGGGACGCATCCGCGCGGCAAGACGACGGTCAACGTGACCGGCATTGGCATGGAGAAGGCGGCCGCCGTCTTCTACCGCGCCAATACGACGATTTTCACCTCATCGACGAACTACGCACAGGCACGCACGGGCACCGAGCAGGCGGCCCAGCAGCTGGAGCTCACGGCCGACGAGATCAAGTCGGTCAGCAATGCGTGGGCAGCCGTCGGCGTGGGTTCGGCGGTGCAGTGA
- a CDS encoding acyl-CoA synthetase: protein MQIRGIASQQDIQSVEAEGLPASLPASTYDLIAHGMRIDPKALALSFFMRVDAHRTPETWTYEELFARITQTANLFHGLGATKDSVIAYVLPNLPETHFVLWGAQATGIVFGVNPLLEPKTMAELMNVARVSVLVTLGPFPGTDLWAKIQAAAPQVPTLRHLVLVDLAEHVSGVPRAEAVPAPSSVQVHDFHTLMRAQPSDRLLSGRRIAPEDDSSYFCTGGTTGLPKIAMRRHGNEVANVWSAGHMLGSEIRPGKNLFCGLPLFHVNAVLVTGLLPFSLGAHVVIGTPQGYRGEGVITRFWEIVERHRIHFFSGVPTLYASLLQVPVAGRDVSSLTYAICGAAPMPVQVFRNFEERTGLKILEGYGLTEGVCISSVNPPRGERRVGSIGLRLPWQDMAVVILDARGTYVRDAEPNEVGAIVIAGPNVFRGYMIAEQNRWVDIAGRRWFDTGDLGYCDADGYFWLTGRKKELIIRGGHNIDPATIEEPLHRHPAVQIAAAVGRPDVHAGELPVAYVQLRPGASATEAEILEFLRGEISERAALPKAIHVIDAIPLTVVGKIFKPALRRREIADALSAALAQAGIDASSVEAIDDPARGTLVRAALRRAEDTTEAADILGRFTLPFEFVS from the coding sequence ATGCAGATCCGAGGCATTGCGTCTCAGCAGGATATCCAGTCCGTCGAGGCGGAGGGCCTTCCCGCCTCGCTCCCGGCGAGCACCTACGACCTGATTGCGCACGGAATGCGCATCGACCCCAAGGCGCTCGCGCTGTCCTTCTTCATGCGCGTCGATGCGCATCGCACGCCGGAGACGTGGACCTACGAGGAGCTTTTCGCGCGCATCACGCAAACGGCGAACCTCTTTCACGGCCTCGGGGCCACGAAGGATTCGGTCATCGCCTACGTGCTGCCCAATCTGCCGGAAACGCATTTCGTTCTCTGGGGCGCCCAGGCGACGGGCATTGTCTTCGGCGTGAATCCGCTGCTCGAGCCAAAGACGATGGCCGAGTTGATGAACGTCGCTCGCGTCTCCGTGCTCGTGACGCTCGGCCCCTTTCCGGGCACGGATCTCTGGGCCAAAATCCAGGCGGCCGCGCCCCAGGTTCCGACCTTGCGCCACCTCGTTCTCGTGGACCTCGCCGAGCACGTATCCGGCGTGCCTCGCGCCGAGGCCGTCCCGGCGCCATCTTCCGTGCAGGTGCACGACTTTCACACGCTGATGCGCGCGCAGCCGAGCGATCGCCTGCTGAGCGGCCGGCGTATCGCGCCGGAGGACGACTCGTCGTACTTCTGCACCGGCGGCACCACCGGGCTGCCGAAGATTGCGATGCGCCGGCACGGCAACGAGGTCGCCAACGTATGGAGCGCGGGCCATATGCTGGGAAGCGAGATCCGGCCGGGAAAAAACCTGTTCTGCGGCCTGCCGCTCTTTCACGTGAATGCCGTGCTGGTCACCGGGTTGCTCCCGTTCTCGCTGGGGGCACACGTCGTGATCGGCACACCGCAGGGCTACCGCGGCGAGGGCGTCATCACGCGCTTCTGGGAGATCGTGGAGCGGCACCGCATCCACTTCTTCAGCGGCGTGCCCACGCTCTATGCGTCGCTTCTGCAGGTCCCCGTGGCGGGCAGGGACGTAAGCTCGCTCACCTACGCCATATGCGGTGCGGCGCCCATGCCGGTGCAAGTCTTTCGCAACTTCGAGGAGCGCACTGGCTTGAAGATCCTCGAGGGCTACGGCCTCACCGAGGGAGTCTGCATCAGCAGCGTCAACCCCCCGCGCGGTGAGCGCCGCGTCGGCTCGATCGGATTGCGACTGCCCTGGCAGGACATGGCCGTGGTCATCCTCGATGCTCGAGGCACCTACGTGCGCGATGCCGAGCCAAACGAGGTCGGCGCCATCGTCATCGCCGGCCCCAATGTGTTTCGCGGCTACATGATTGCCGAGCAAAATCGCTGGGTGGATATCGCCGGTCGCCGTTGGTTCGACACGGGCGATCTCGGCTACTGCGATGCCGACGGCTATTTCTGGCTCACGGGCCGCAAGAAGGAGCTCATCATCCGCGGAGGCCACAACATCGATCCCGCGACCATCGAGGAGCCGCTTCATCGCCATCCGGCGGTGCAGATCGCGGCCGCCGTGGGCCGGCCTGACGTGCACGCGGGCGAGCTTCCCGTGGCCTACGTGCAGCTGCGCCCGGGGGCCTCGGCCACCGAGGCCGAGATTCTCGAGTTTCTGCGCGGGGAAATCTCCGAACGGGCCGCGCTGCCCAAGGCCATCCACGTCATCGACGCCATTCCGCTGACGGTGGTTGGCAAAATCTTCAAACCTGCCCTGCGCCGGCGCGAGATCGCCGACGCGCTATCTGCCGCCTTGGCCCAAGCGGGCATCGATGCATCCAGCGTCGAAGCGATCGATGACCCGGCCCGCGGCACCCTGGTGCGCGCCGCCCTCCGCCGTGCCGAAGACACGACGGAGGCTGCGGACATCCTGGGTCGATTCACATTGCCGTTCGAATTCGTCTCATGA
- a CDS encoding response regulator yields MKRKRPRLVVVDDDPTQLGLLERGLTIEGFEVETREGPIGLTNLIRTFRPAIVLVDVYIPTLRGDRIVELVRGVADPETKYFLISAYTESELRLRATGTNVHGWLSKSLSMSEIGRRLKDSLVEPARQAVAR; encoded by the coding sequence ATGAAGAGAAAGCGTCCACGTCTCGTCGTGGTGGATGATGATCCCACGCAGCTCGGACTCTTGGAGCGCGGGCTCACCATCGAGGGATTCGAGGTCGAAACGCGCGAGGGGCCCATCGGGCTTACCAACTTGATCCGCACGTTCCGGCCCGCCATCGTCCTGGTGGACGTTTACATTCCGACCCTGCGCGGCGATCGCATCGTCGAATTGGTTCGCGGCGTGGCCGATCCCGAAACGAAGTATTTCCTCATATCAGCCTACACCGAGTCGGAATTACGTCTCCGCGCCACCGGCACCAATGTGCACGGCTGGCTTTCCAAGAGCCTCTCCATGAGCGAGATCGGTCGCCGCCTCAAAGACAGCCTCGTCGAGCCCGCGCGCCAAGCCGTCGCACGCTGA
- a CDS encoding DUF1906 domain-containing protein: MQIRSVFVFFGWTVFTAAGFSMSGCASDADTGDVGSSSQEIALQRGVDYSWSRPSPSGLRSAGYTFAVRYLSYDTSGSHGKILFKPEAEALTAAGVDIVANWEWGADDALDGYNGGVEDAREALRVANNAGMPAGRPIYFSVDFDATPGQQATINSYFDGVISVLGRDRVGGYGGYYVIKRLFDAGKITWGWQTYAWSGGQWDSRAQLRQVQNGVVVAGGEVDIDEAFTEDFGQWHYTGGGGGGGGGDCSVHDDHRLYCGNTSGAAMRATMSGSAAVVNHLQTSPSWFDCWGTGEQHAGGNTTWYHTLGDDTSTWGWLPGVNLNTTSAFDADPSAHGLPRCSLPPSNCAVQGDGKLHCGNTGGAAMYASTSSSSSVVNHLRTTTSWFDCWGTGEQHAGGNTTWYHTLGDDNGNWGWVPAVNLNTSSAFDGNPSYNALKKCN; this comes from the coding sequence ATGCAAATTCGCTCCGTTTTCGTTTTCTTCGGGTGGACCGTATTCACGGCAGCGGGGTTCTCGATGAGCGGTTGCGCGAGTGACGCGGACACGGGCGATGTCGGCTCGTCCAGTCAGGAAATCGCGCTGCAGAGAGGGGTCGACTACTCGTGGTCGCGGCCATCTCCTTCCGGCCTTCGCAGCGCAGGCTACACGTTCGCGGTTCGATATCTGAGCTACGACACGTCGGGCTCCCACGGGAAGATTCTTTTCAAGCCCGAGGCCGAGGCGCTCACGGCTGCGGGTGTCGACATCGTGGCCAATTGGGAATGGGGCGCGGACGACGCGCTCGATGGCTACAACGGCGGCGTGGAGGACGCCCGCGAGGCGTTGCGCGTGGCCAACAACGCAGGCATGCCCGCGGGCCGGCCCATTTATTTCAGTGTCGACTTCGACGCCACACCGGGGCAGCAGGCGACCATCAATTCGTACTTCGACGGCGTCATTTCGGTTCTCGGCAGAGACCGGGTCGGTGGCTATGGTGGGTATTACGTCATCAAGCGCTTGTTCGATGCCGGGAAAATCACCTGGGGCTGGCAAACCTACGCATGGTCGGGCGGCCAGTGGGATTCCCGCGCGCAGCTGCGACAAGTTCAAAATGGCGTGGTGGTCGCCGGCGGCGAGGTGGACATCGACGAAGCGTTCACCGAGGACTTCGGGCAATGGCACTACACGGGCGGGGGCGGCGGTGGTGGCGGGGGCGATTGCAGCGTGCACGACGACCATCGGCTCTATTGCGGCAATACGAGCGGCGCGGCCATGCGTGCAACCATGAGCGGCTCGGCAGCGGTGGTGAACCATTTGCAGACGTCGCCGAGCTGGTTCGATTGCTGGGGAACCGGCGAGCAGCACGCCGGCGGCAACACGACCTGGTACCACACGCTGGGCGATGACACGTCCACCTGGGGATGGTTGCCCGGCGTCAACTTGAACACTACGAGCGCATTCGATGCCGATCCGAGTGCGCATGGCCTTCCGCGTTGCAGCCTGCCGCCGTCGAACTGTGCGGTGCAAGGCGATGGCAAACTGCATTGCGGAAACACGGGAGGCGCAGCCATGTACGCCTCGACGTCCTCGTCCAGCAGCGTGGTCAATCATCTGCGTACGACCACGAGCTGGTTCGATTGCTGGGGAACCGGCGAGCAGCACGCCGGCGGCAACACGACCTGGTACCACACGCTCGGAGACGACAATGGCAATTGGGGCTGGGTACCCGCCGTCAATTTGAATACGTCCAGCGCCTTCGACGGGAATCCGAGCTACAACGCACTAAAAAAGTGCAACTAA
- a CDS encoding serine/threonine protein kinase, giving the protein MEAPVQNGEILASKYRVETVLGAGAMGVVVAARHVQLGSRVALKFMSREALRVPEAATRFMREARAAAALKSEYVARVSDFGTLDTGAPYIVMELLEGCDLDELRKKRGPLPIPEAVGYVLDACKAMDEAHAAGIVHRDLKPKNMFLTHRADGTPIVKVLDFGISKIAHDEEMGASATHSGAILGSPAFMSPEQIRSAKHVDARADIYALGAVLFQLLTNESPYGTQSLGELFSAILTKEPLTLREFRPDAPVSLEATVARCLSKDPAGRFSSVRELAAALQPFFAPASFASTMASAGVQPLSSNAAAAQSTLGPASSTSVDGRTGPRATAGLAVLIGGFGAIALVVLLFVGGLALRKLRPHEDAPAADKMAAPPPPVVAESASAPPLSPLSAPSASAIPSPAESASAPAPKASAPKAKPTHSPTRPKKSDLFSTPD; this is encoded by the coding sequence GTGGAAGCCCCTGTTCAGAATGGCGAAATTCTGGCCTCGAAGTACCGCGTGGAGACGGTGCTCGGGGCAGGTGCGATGGGCGTCGTGGTGGCCGCGCGGCACGTGCAGCTGGGCTCGCGGGTCGCGCTGAAGTTCATGTCGCGCGAGGCGCTGCGCGTGCCGGAGGCGGCGACGCGGTTCATGCGGGAAGCGCGCGCGGCGGCCGCGCTGAAGAGCGAGTACGTGGCCCGTGTGAGCGATTTCGGGACGCTCGACACGGGTGCGCCCTACATCGTCATGGAGCTGCTCGAAGGGTGCGATCTCGACGAGCTGCGAAAAAAGCGCGGCCCGCTGCCGATTCCCGAGGCGGTCGGCTACGTGCTCGATGCGTGCAAGGCCATGGACGAGGCACACGCGGCCGGCATCGTTCATCGCGATTTGAAGCCGAAGAACATGTTTCTTACGCATCGCGCCGATGGAACGCCCATCGTCAAAGTGCTCGATTTCGGCATTTCGAAGATCGCGCACGACGAAGAGATGGGGGCGAGTGCGACCCACAGTGGTGCGATTTTGGGATCGCCCGCATTCATGTCGCCGGAGCAAATTCGAAGTGCCAAACACGTCGATGCGCGCGCGGACATTTACGCGCTCGGTGCGGTGCTTTTTCAGCTGCTCACCAATGAATCGCCCTATGGCACGCAATCGTTGGGCGAATTGTTCTCGGCCATTTTGACCAAGGAACCGCTCACGCTGCGTGAATTCCGTCCCGACGCGCCAGTGTCGCTGGAGGCCACCGTCGCGCGCTGTTTGAGCAAAGATCCCGCGGGGCGCTTTTCCAGCGTTCGCGAGCTCGCCGCGGCCTTGCAGCCTTTTTTCGCGCCCGCGTCGTTTGCGAGCACGATGGCATCGGCGGGTGTGCAGCCGCTGTCGTCCAATGCGGCCGCCGCGCAGAGCACATTGGGCCCGGCATCGAGCACCTCGGTCGACGGTCGAACCGGCCCGCGTGCGACCGCGGGTCTGGCTGTGCTCATCGGCGGATTCGGCGCCATTGCGCTGGTGGTGCTTCTGTTCGTGGGGGGTCTGGCCTTGCGCAAGCTCCGTCCGCACGAGGATGCGCCGGCCGCGGACAAGATGGCGGCGCCGCCTCCGCCGGTGGTGGCGGAGAGCGCGAGTGCACCGCCGCTTTCACCCCTTTCGGCGCCGTCGGCAAGTGCGATACCGTCGCCTGCGGAGAGCGCGAGTGCCCCGGCGCCAAAGGCCAGTGCGCCCAAGGCAAAGCCCACGCACTCGCCCACACGCCCGAAGAAGTCGGACCTCTTCTCCACCCCGGATTGA
- a CDS encoding tetratricopeptide repeat protein: MHRKHAIFVATLAATMFCASAASAQTGESQAAGRALFDEGIRLFERGRYEEACPKFEASLARYAGIGTRGKLAECYEKIGRTASAWALYREVAALAGRAGDSDRQALAEERSKALEPKLARITVTVAAGGSVPGLVVKRNGVALVAGELGSAIAVDPGEVVIEASAPQRKAWSQRVPIQAARAARVEVPVLGPEEAAAPAIGQHPIEKDTGSPSSHYGWQRPAGLVVGGVGVATMLVGGYFGLSAKSTYDDALNGNCNDGTKTCNEAGLEDTDRAKDKALVSTILVGAGAAMTITGAVLFFTAPKRTSATALRVAPDTGVGRVGVVLSGRF, encoded by the coding sequence ATGCACCGCAAGCACGCCATCTTCGTCGCTACATTGGCCGCGACCATGTTTTGCGCCTCGGCAGCCTCCGCGCAAACGGGGGAATCGCAAGCTGCGGGTCGCGCGCTGTTCGACGAAGGGATACGCCTGTTCGAACGGGGACGTTACGAGGAAGCATGCCCCAAGTTCGAGGCGAGCCTGGCGCGCTATGCGGGAATTGGAACACGCGGCAAGTTGGCCGAATGCTACGAGAAAATCGGCCGCACGGCGAGCGCGTGGGCCTTGTACCGCGAGGTGGCTGCGCTCGCAGGCCGCGCCGGCGACAGCGACCGGCAAGCACTGGCCGAGGAGCGCTCGAAGGCATTGGAGCCAAAGCTTGCGCGCATCACGGTCACGGTGGCCGCGGGTGGCTCGGTGCCGGGCCTGGTGGTGAAGCGCAATGGCGTGGCATTGGTCGCGGGGGAGCTGGGCTCGGCCATCGCGGTCGACCCCGGAGAAGTCGTCATCGAGGCTTCGGCGCCCCAGCGCAAGGCGTGGAGCCAGCGCGTTCCGATTCAGGCCGCACGGGCTGCCCGTGTCGAGGTCCCCGTGCTCGGGCCGGAGGAAGCGGCGGCGCCGGCGATCGGGCAACACCCCATCGAGAAGGATACGGGGTCACCGTCGTCGCATTACGGATGGCAGCGCCCTGCGGGGCTCGTCGTGGGCGGTGTGGGCGTGGCGACGATGCTCGTCGGCGGCTATTTCGGATTATCGGCCAAGTCGACCTACGACGATGCGCTCAATGGCAATTGCAACGATGGCACCAAGACATGCAACGAGGCGGGCCTCGAGGACACGGATAGGGCGAAGGACAAGGCGCTGGTCTCGACCATCCTCGTGGGCGCGGGCGCCGCGATGACCATCACCGGCGCCGTGCTCTTTTTCACGGCGCCAAAGCGCACCTCGGCAACGGCGCTGCGCGTGGCCCCCGATACTGGGGTGGGACGTGTGGGGGTCGTGCTGTCGGGCCGCTTCTGA
- a CDS encoding TetR/AcrR family transcriptional regulator, which produces MTEARTKHATRSTEPKPRGRQRSVEAEAAIMTATIDLLRKKCLREVTADAIAQRAGVSKATLYKWWPNKNLIALDAFTAKMKQSVPVPDTGSACKDFTEQIKSVIRFYTSPGGACIRHFIAEGQSDPAFLALFRERFLKNRRNEVRIIWERGVKRGEIRDGLDEDTVMDLIYGPMIYRLLAGHAPLDDAHAEAMIAAAFRGLQQ; this is translated from the coding sequence ATGACCGAAGCCCGGACCAAGCACGCGACTCGAAGCACGGAACCGAAGCCGCGCGGGCGGCAGCGCAGCGTGGAGGCCGAAGCGGCCATCATGACGGCGACCATCGATCTGCTTCGAAAAAAGTGCCTTCGGGAGGTAACGGCCGATGCGATCGCGCAGCGGGCGGGCGTGAGCAAAGCCACTCTCTATAAGTGGTGGCCGAACAAGAACCTCATCGCGCTGGATGCTTTCACCGCGAAAATGAAGCAGAGCGTTCCTGTCCCCGACACTGGCTCGGCGTGCAAAGACTTCACGGAGCAGATTAAATCGGTCATTCGTTTTTACACGAGCCCGGGCGGGGCATGCATCCGCCACTTCATCGCCGAGGGGCAAAGCGACCCGGCATTTTTGGCGCTGTTTCGCGAGCGGTTCCTGAAAAATAGGCGCAACGAAGTGCGCATCATCTGGGAACGCGGGGTGAAACGCGGCGAAATCCGCGACGGGTTGGACGAGGACACCGTCATGGACCTGATTTACGGGCCAATGATTTACCGCCTATTGGCAGGCCATGCTCCCCTCGACGATGCCCACGCCGAAGCGATGATTGCGGCTGCGTTTCGCGGCCTGCAGCAATAA
- a CDS encoding glycosyl hydrolase family 18 protein translates to MKTTALFLLGIALASTACSSGSATSDDAADPESNVSALEADAVNAVPKTMAYVEVNSNNFNNIGCYTYGSPPKQYFNMASIFAANINYDSASGKPILYFNPQVDQVLNGTNYVKNLQSQGIKVLLTVLGNHQNAGWACFRDEGTAQNFAQQLSNAVNKYGLDGIDIDDEYSQCTSNNTSLIMVASKMRALMPSKIISKALFTDLSYFQASWNGHKLAEYLDYGWEMSYGSTNYGGRLSGYLSNGMTKAKLGIGASTGGSDGARAAQYVKDNGIGTFMVYNVTKSSQSYLSSTSNVLFGASTQTKANCLR, encoded by the coding sequence ATGAAAACTACCGCGCTTTTCCTATTGGGGATTGCACTCGCTAGCACCGCCTGCAGCAGTGGCAGCGCCACCAGCGACGATGCAGCCGATCCGGAATCCAATGTTTCTGCGCTCGAAGCGGATGCGGTGAATGCCGTCCCGAAAACGATGGCGTACGTTGAAGTGAATTCGAACAACTTCAACAACATTGGTTGCTACACCTACGGTTCACCGCCGAAACAATACTTCAACATGGCCTCGATCTTCGCGGCCAACATCAATTACGACAGCGCCAGCGGGAAGCCGATTTTGTACTTCAATCCGCAGGTGGACCAGGTTCTCAATGGGACGAATTACGTCAAGAACCTGCAGTCGCAAGGCATCAAGGTGTTGCTCACGGTGCTCGGCAATCATCAAAATGCCGGCTGGGCATGTTTCCGCGACGAAGGCACCGCTCAAAATTTCGCGCAGCAGCTTTCCAATGCGGTGAACAAATACGGTCTCGATGGGATCGACATCGACGACGAGTATTCACAATGCACGTCGAACAATACGTCCCTCATCATGGTGGCGAGCAAGATGCGCGCGCTGATGCCGAGCAAGATCATCTCCAAGGCATTGTTCACGGATCTTTCGTATTTCCAAGCCTCGTGGAATGGGCACAAACTCGCCGAGTATCTCGATTATGGCTGGGAGATGAGCTACGGCTCCACGAACTATGGCGGCCGGCTGAGTGGATACCTCTCCAATGGGATGACCAAGGCCAAATTGGGCATTGGCGCTTCCACCGGCGGCAGCGACGGAGCTCGGGCCGCGCAGTACGTGAAGGACAATGGGATTGGCACCTTCATGGTCTACAACGTGACCAAGAGCTCGCAGTCTTACCTCTCCAGCACGTCGAACGTGCTTTTCGGCGCGTCTACGCAAACGAAGGCGAACTGCCTGCGGTAA